One stretch of Candidatus Binataceae bacterium DNA includes these proteins:
- a CDS encoding sigma-54 dependent transcriptional regulator, whose amino-acid sequence MSKILVVDDEPNMRRILASNLRQDGYQVVEAEGVGQARQALSEETLDAVITDQKMRDGQGLEVLASARELAPAVSVVFLTAFATVELAVESMRRGAFDFITKPFLPEVLLAAVRRAIERTALLRENERLRDTVVRLEGSSEIRGNSPALRELRVKIARVAATNATVFISGETGTGKELVAREIHRRSEREAKPFIAVNCAAFPESLLESELFGHERGAFTGADRARGGLFEAAHEGTLFLDEAGDMSLAAQGRLLRVLTDSQVTRLGSTRPRKVDVRLVVATNRDLAERVRSGLFREDLYYRLVVVPLHIPPLRQRREDIPDLCELFLAHAARELKMAPRRISAEAMRVLMNYDFPGNVRELRNLIERAYILSTGAEIAAESFPVPAERGQGQAALMLPEQIAQLIPDPIELRGLLNELERALIERALKTTGGAQAAAARRLGITRSDLSYKLYKYGIRVAPPISTERK is encoded by the coding sequence ATGAGCAAAATCCTGGTGGTCGACGACGAGCCCAACATGCGGCGTATCCTGGCCTCCAACCTGCGCCAGGATGGATACCAGGTGGTGGAAGCCGAAGGCGTGGGGCAGGCCCGTCAGGCACTGAGCGAGGAAACCCTGGATGCCGTCATCACCGATCAAAAAATGCGCGACGGCCAAGGGCTCGAAGTGTTGGCCAGCGCGCGGGAGCTGGCGCCCGCAGTGTCGGTGGTTTTTCTGACCGCCTTCGCCACCGTGGAATTGGCGGTAGAGAGCATGCGCCGGGGGGCGTTCGATTTCATTACCAAGCCCTTTTTGCCCGAAGTCCTGCTGGCCGCGGTGCGGCGCGCGATCGAGCGCACCGCACTGTTGCGCGAAAACGAACGGTTGCGCGACACCGTGGTGCGCCTGGAGGGCAGTTCCGAGATTCGCGGCAACTCTCCCGCCTTGCGCGAGTTGCGGGTCAAGATTGCCCGGGTGGCAGCCACCAACGCCACCGTGTTCATCAGCGGCGAGACCGGCACCGGCAAAGAGTTGGTAGCTCGCGAAATTCATCGGCGCAGCGAGCGCGAGGCCAAGCCCTTTATCGCGGTCAATTGCGCAGCTTTTCCCGAGAGCTTGCTGGAGAGCGAGCTGTTCGGCCATGAACGGGGCGCCTTTACCGGCGCCGACCGCGCGCGCGGAGGGTTGTTCGAGGCTGCCCATGAGGGCACTTTGTTTTTGGACGAGGCGGGCGACATGTCGCTGGCCGCCCAGGGCCGGTTGCTGCGGGTCTTGACCGACAGCCAGGTCACCCGCCTGGGTTCGACCCGACCCCGCAAGGTCGATGTACGGCTGGTGGTGGCCACCAATCGCGACTTAGCCGAGCGCGTGCGCAGCGGCCTGTTTCGGGAAGATCTGTACTATCGTTTGGTCGTGGTGCCGCTGCATATCCCGCCGCTGCGCCAACGGCGCGAAGATATTCCCGACCTGTGCGAGTTGTTTTTGGCTCACGCCGCGCGCGAACTCAAGATGGCACCGCGGCGAATCAGCGCTGAGGCGATGCGGGTGCTGATGAACTACGACTTCCCCGGCAATGTCCGCGAGCTGCGCAATCTTATCGAACGCGCCTATATTCTCTCTACCGGCGCGGAGATCGCGGCGGAAAGTTTTCCAGTTCCGGCCGAGCGCGGCCAAGGCCAGGCCGCGCTAATGCTGCCCGAGCAAATCGCTCAACTAATCCCCGATCCGATAGAGTTGCGCGGGTTGCTGAACGAGTTGGAGCGCGCCCTGATCGAGCGCGCGCTCAAGACTACCGGTGGGGCGCAAGCCGCTGCCGCTCGCCGCCTGGGTATCACTCGCAGCGATCTGTCCTACAAATTGTATAAATATGGGATCCGCGTCGCCCCTCCAATTAGTACAGAGCGAAAATGA
- a CDS encoding Lrp/AsnC family transcriptional regulator translates to MLARGLDEIDRNILRQLQKDAAIPNITLARRVGLSPSPCLRRVQQLEEAGVVRNRVTLLDPTAVGLGMNVFIQVELEKQTERTLRTFEKAVIENPQVMECYLMTGEADYLLRVALADMEAFERFVVGFLTRIPGVARVRSSFTMKQVKYTTELPI, encoded by the coding sequence ATGCTAGCTCGTGGCCTTGACGAAATCGATCGCAACATCCTGCGCCAGCTTCAAAAGGATGCCGCTATCCCCAATATCACGCTCGCCCGCCGCGTCGGCCTGTCACCCTCGCCCTGCCTGCGTCGGGTCCAGCAGCTTGAAGAAGCGGGGGTCGTGCGCAATCGCGTTACTCTGCTCGATCCCACCGCGGTGGGGTTGGGGATGAACGTCTTTATTCAGGTCGAGCTGGAAAAGCAGACCGAACGCACCCTGCGTACCTTCGAGAAGGCGGTTATTGAAAACCCGCAGGTGATGGAATGCTACCTAATGACCGGCGAAGCCGACTATCTGTTACGGGTAGCGCTGGCCGACATGGAAGCCTTCGAGCGCTTCGTGGTCGGCTTCTTGACCCGAATTCCGGGAGTGGCCCGGGTGCGTTCCAGCTTCACCATGAAACAGGTCAAATATACCACCGAGCTACCGATCTGA
- a CDS encoding methylenetetrahydrofolate reductase — protein MALKFPALWIEVSPPRGIVSAPMLERLGDLRGLVSAINLTDNALALVKMSALAFAAMIKHRLGMPVVLNMTCRDRNLLALKADLLGAAALGVDAVVALSGDRRGAGEFCGVHEVDGVGLLGVIEALNRGDTGEGKTLLQRAPALLAGAVVNPNRKNWERELELLERKVAAGARFAITQPVFDVERAMNFLDAVRGLPLRIVMGILPIKGAAMARYLKERIRDLRGLHAYLDRYAAMSDGQARSYSLSQSLELMEALRGRVAGFNIMSGGGPSLAIELARLFTRESTWQADSRPVAGC, from the coding sequence GTGGCACTGAAATTTCCTGCCTTGTGGATCGAGGTCTCGCCGCCGCGCGGGATCGTGAGCGCGCCCATGCTCGAGCGCCTGGGCGATTTGCGCGGCCTGGTCAGCGCCATCAATCTGACCGACAACGCGCTCGCTCTGGTGAAAATGTCCGCCTTGGCATTCGCCGCGATGATCAAGCATCGGCTCGGCATGCCGGTGGTGCTCAACATGACCTGTCGCGATCGCAACCTGCTTGCGCTCAAAGCCGATCTTCTTGGAGCGGCGGCCCTGGGCGTCGACGCAGTGGTGGCGTTGAGCGGCGACAGGCGCGGCGCCGGCGAGTTTTGCGGTGTGCACGAGGTGGACGGTGTTGGCTTGCTGGGCGTGATCGAGGCGCTTAATCGGGGCGACACCGGTGAGGGCAAGACGCTGCTACAGCGGGCGCCGGCTCTGTTGGCGGGCGCGGTCGTCAATCCCAATCGAAAGAACTGGGAGCGGGAATTGGAATTGCTGGAGCGCAAAGTGGCGGCGGGCGCTCGCTTTGCGATTACCCAGCCGGTGTTCGATGTGGAGCGGGCGATGAATTTTCTGGATGCCGTGCGCGGCCTGCCCCTGCGTATCGTAATGGGAATACTGCCCATCAAAGGGGCGGCGATGGCGCGCTATCTCAAGGAACGCATCCGCGACCTGCGCGGGTTGCATGCTTATTTGGATCGTTACGCCGCAATGAGCGATGGGCAGGCGCGAAGTTATTCGCTAAGTCAAAGTCTGGAGCTGATGGAGGCACTGCGCGGGCGGGTGGCGGGCTTCAATATCATGAGCGGCGGCGGTCCTTCGCTGGCAATTGAGTTGGCACGCCTTTTCACCCGCGAGTCGACGTGGCAGGCCGATTCGCGCCCCGTAGCAGGGTGCTGA
- the gcvT gene encoding glycine cleavage system aminomethyltransferase GcvT — translation MNASAESEAKSTPLLAVHRRLGARMVEFAGFLMPLSYAGIIPEHLAVRAQAGVFDLSHMGELMVEGEGATDLLEHALTNSVARLKVDQAQYTLICDEQGGVVDDIIVYRIADQRFLLCVNAANTAQDKAWLEALARAATVTIQDLSEATGLIAIQGPRALEILTPLTEFDLAACKRFHSAQCKVTGISCRIARTGYTGEDGFELFVEAQSAEALFNRLLEAGEGHGLRPCGLGARDTLRMEAGLALYGHELDRATTPLEAGLKSYVRFGRGFVGERALEKERRAGVRKRLIGLRTEDGRSLARPGYRIWRQGQPVGMVTSGTFAPSFECPLAMGYVDGAVQTQADARFDVEIRNKRVAAIATALPFYRRAKS, via the coding sequence ATGAACGCAAGCGCCGAGTCCGAGGCCAAGTCCACGCCGCTACTCGCCGTGCACAGGCGTCTGGGTGCTCGAATGGTGGAGTTTGCCGGCTTTCTGATGCCGCTTTCTTACGCCGGCATTATCCCCGAGCATCTCGCCGTGCGCGCTCAGGCCGGAGTGTTCGACCTCAGCCATATGGGCGAGTTGATGGTCGAGGGGGAGGGCGCGACGGATCTGTTGGAACATGCGCTGACCAACTCGGTGGCGCGTCTGAAGGTCGATCAGGCGCAGTACACGCTGATCTGCGACGAGCAGGGCGGCGTGGTCGATGACATCATCGTGTATCGCATCGCCGACCAGCGCTTTCTGCTCTGCGTCAACGCCGCCAATACCGCGCAGGATAAAGCCTGGCTGGAGGCTCTCGCCCGCGCCGCCACTGTCACAATCCAGGATCTGAGCGAGGCCACCGGGTTGATTGCGATCCAGGGGCCGCGGGCTCTGGAAATCCTTACTCCGCTGACCGAGTTCGATCTCGCCGCGTGCAAGCGCTTTCACAGCGCGCAATGCAAAGTGACGGGAATTTCCTGCCGCATCGCGCGCACAGGTTACACAGGCGAGGACGGGTTTGAACTTTTCGTCGAAGCGCAGTCGGCCGAGGCGCTCTTCAACCGGCTGCTGGAGGCCGGTGAAGGGCACGGCTTGCGGCCCTGCGGACTAGGCGCGCGCGATACCTTGCGGATGGAAGCAGGGCTAGCGCTTTACGGCCACGAACTCGATCGCGCGACAACCCCGCTAGAAGCCGGACTGAAAAGCTATGTGCGGTTTGGGCGCGGCTTCGTCGGCGAACGCGCTCTAGAGAAGGAAAGGCGCGCCGGTGTGCGCAAGCGTCTGATCGGATTGCGTACCGAGGACGGTCGCAGCCTGGCCCGTCCCGGTTATCGGATTTGGCGGCAGGGCCAGCCGGTAGGAATGGTGACCAGCGGTACTTTCGCGCCCAGCTTCGAGTGCCCGCTGGCGATGGGCTACGTCGATGGCGCGGTCCAGACGCAGGCCGATGCGCGGTTTGACGTCGAGATCCGAAACAAGAGAGTCGCCGCGATCGCGACCGCGTTGCCGTTTTATCGGCGGGCAAAATCGTAA
- a CDS encoding M20/M25/M40 family metallo-hydrolase, which produces MDSGALQAHVGRLWQDSILPELIQYIRIPNQSPAFDPDWQSNGHMDRAIALYERWARGCGLRATTVEVVRQPGRTPLLYIEVDGAGQECILLYGHLDKQPAMGDWRTGLDPWQPVLEGQRLYGRGGADDGYAMFAALAALSALQAQGVAHSRCVILIEACEESGSLDLPEYVAHLAPRIGPVGLVIALDSGCADYQRLWCTTSLRGIAGGTLRVAMLDEGVHSGNAGGVVADTFRIARMLLSRVEDERSGTIAAPFNAPIPEVRIGQAQAAAAILGDALWQAFPFLPGARPLSYGHELVLDRTWRPALAVIGAEGLPSLAQAGNVLRPATALKLSLRLPPSLNGAQAVQELKRILEADPPFGATVSFEPNWGASGWDAPPTAPWLEQALARASLTYFGATPAAVGEGGTIPFMAMLGERFPQAQFLITGVLGPGSNAHGPNEFLDLPTARKLTCCVAEVIAAYHRR; this is translated from the coding sequence ATGGACAGCGGCGCACTGCAAGCTCATGTCGGGCGGCTGTGGCAGGACTCGATCCTGCCCGAGCTGATTCAGTACATTCGCATTCCGAACCAATCACCGGCTTTCGACCCCGATTGGCAAAGCAATGGCCATATGGATCGTGCGATCGCGCTCTACGAGCGCTGGGCCCGTGGATGCGGCTTGCGCGCGACGACAGTGGAGGTCGTGCGCCAGCCCGGCCGCACTCCCCTGCTATATATTGAGGTGGACGGCGCGGGCCAGGAATGCATCCTGCTCTACGGCCATCTCGACAAGCAGCCCGCGATGGGCGACTGGCGCACCGGCTTGGACCCTTGGCAGCCGGTGCTGGAAGGTCAGCGACTGTACGGCCGCGGCGGCGCCGATGACGGCTACGCGATGTTCGCCGCGCTGGCGGCGCTCAGCGCGCTGCAGGCCCAGGGCGTAGCACACTCGCGCTGCGTGATCCTGATCGAAGCCTGCGAGGAAAGCGGTAGCCTCGATCTCCCCGAATATGTCGCCCATCTGGCTCCACGGATCGGACCGGTAGGCTTGGTTATCGCGCTGGACTCGGGTTGCGCCGATTATCAACGGCTGTGGTGCACTACCTCACTGCGCGGAATAGCGGGTGGCACGTTGCGGGTGGCAATGCTCGACGAAGGAGTGCATTCAGGCAACGCCGGAGGCGTGGTCGCCGATACCTTTCGAATCGCGCGTATGCTTTTAAGCCGGGTGGAGGATGAACGCAGCGGCACCATCGCAGCCCCCTTCAACGCACCTATCCCGGAGGTACGTATCGGGCAAGCGCAGGCGGCGGCGGCAATCCTGGGCGACGCGCTCTGGCAAGCTTTCCCTTTTTTGCCGGGCGCACGCCCGCTCAGCTACGGCCACGAACTAGTCCTGGATCGCACCTGGCGGCCGGCGCTGGCGGTGATCGGCGCCGAGGGCTTACCTTCCCTGGCGCAGGCGGGCAACGTCCTGCGCCCAGCCACCGCGCTGAAGCTTTCGCTGCGACTGCCCCCCTCGCTCAACGGTGCCCAGGCAGTGCAGGAACTCAAGCGCATCCTGGAAGCGGATCCGCCGTTTGGGGCCACGGTCAGCTTCGAGCCCAACTGGGGCGCAAGCGGTTGGGATGCCCCGCCGACCGCGCCGTGGCTGGAGCAGGCCTTGGCGCGAGCTTCTCTGACCTATTTCGGCGCCACGCCGGCCGCCGTGGGCGAAGGCGGCACCATCCCGTTCATGGCGATGTTGGGGGAGCGCTTTCCCCAGGCCCAATTCTTGATTACCGGCGTGCTGGGACCTGGCTCCAATGCCCACGGACCCAATGAATTTCTCGACCTGCCCACGGCGCGCAAGCTGACCTGTTGCGTGGCGGAGGTGATCGCCGCATATCATCGGCGCTGA
- a CDS encoding ATP-binding protein, whose protein sequence is MSVHTPIPAQTGASIQGAFPPDSLRRQILVFAALNLGLIVVYTAIKLGFAFASGVTNLAVFFTLGAGFAVQAILLLVLALPPQLSRPRILIAMVWASVLLNSGLVAILSTLTRGQDNQYYILMVLPVLEAAFTLDLYSTIAVILIANFFTFFSIYTLDADEYIEAGASSLIHTLMGVIVWLLVNHLRQRERQLRGNLKELEETRERLLAEEKLAAVGRLSSAIAHEIRNPVAMISSSLATAARLAPGHEDRDQMFSIAANEAARLERLTSDFLAYARPRVAQSGPANVADLLGYVATVAAAYAAERGAKIVVNAESALEGCFDLGQIQQALLNLVLNALEAGAPGAPVILAARNGGGILRLEVSDSGGPIAPATTARIFEPFFTTKSSGSGLGLAIARNIARAHGGDLRLTCNEPGQVTFALELPQRAANGTSRP, encoded by the coding sequence ATGAGTGTCCATACACCCATTCCTGCCCAGACGGGCGCCAGTATTCAGGGCGCGTTCCCTCCCGATTCGTTGCGACGCCAGATTCTAGTCTTTGCCGCGCTCAATTTGGGTCTTATCGTAGTCTATACCGCGATCAAGCTCGGTTTTGCATTCGCTTCCGGGGTTACCAATCTGGCAGTCTTCTTTACGCTGGGCGCGGGCTTTGCCGTGCAGGCGATACTGCTCCTGGTGCTGGCGTTACCGCCGCAGTTATCCAGGCCTCGGATCTTGATTGCGATGGTGTGGGCGTCGGTGCTGCTTAACAGCGGGCTGGTCGCAATCCTCTCAACGCTGACGCGCGGGCAGGACAATCAATATTACATCTTGATGGTTTTGCCGGTGCTCGAAGCCGCTTTCACCCTGGATTTGTATTCAACCATCGCAGTCATTCTGATAGCCAACTTCTTTACCTTTTTTTCGATTTATACCTTGGATGCCGACGAATACATCGAGGCCGGCGCCTCTTCGCTGATTCATACATTGATGGGGGTTATCGTTTGGCTGTTGGTCAACCATTTGCGTCAGCGCGAACGTCAATTGCGTGGCAACCTCAAGGAGCTGGAGGAAACCCGCGAGCGGCTGCTAGCCGAAGAAAAATTGGCGGCGGTGGGCCGGCTCTCCAGCGCGATCGCGCACGAGATCCGCAATCCGGTGGCGATGATCTCGAGCTCCCTGGCGACCGCGGCGCGCCTTGCTCCCGGGCACGAGGATCGCGACCAGATGTTTTCTATCGCAGCTAACGAAGCTGCCCGGCTGGAGCGCCTGACCAGCGATTTCCTGGCCTACGCTCGACCGCGGGTGGCGCAGAGCGGTCCGGCCAATGTTGCCGATCTGCTGGGCTACGTGGCCACCGTGGCGGCTGCCTATGCAGCCGAGCGCGGGGCTAAGATTGTGGTTAACGCCGAGTCGGCACTGGAGGGATGCTTCGACTTGGGCCAGATCCAGCAAGCCCTGCTCAACCTGGTGCTTAACGCCTTGGAGGCTGGCGCGCCGGGAGCACCGGTGATTCTGGCGGCACGCAATGGCGGCGGGATATTGCGGTTGGAGGTCAGCGACAGTGGCGGGCCTATCGCTCCGGCCACCACCGCCCGCATCTTCGAGCCCTTCTTCACCACCAAATCCTCGGGAAGTGGGCTAGGACTGGCAATCGCGCGAAACATCGCCCGGGCTCACGGTGGCGATCTCAGACTCACCTGCAACGAACCCGGCCAAGTCACTTTCGCGCTGGAGTTGCCGCAGCGCGCCGCCAACGGCACGAGCCGCCCATGA
- the metH gene encoding methionine synthase → MSKIHSKSDLLRQCLTDRILVIDGALGTSIQSWGLGPEHFGGAAREGCNEILVLTQPETIGGLHRAFLEAGADLIETDSFGSNAIVLAEFGLQHQARELNRAAAALARQAADAFSTPQWPRFVAGAMGPTTKTISVTGGIGLDELAAAYQEQAEGLIEGGVDVLLLETVQDTLNVKAGLLGIERAMARMGVEVGIAVQGTIETTGTLLAGQDIEAFYVALAHRDLLWIGLNCATGADFMTDHLRTLASISRFPVACVPNAGLPDEDGCYHETPQLLASKLERFMAAGWLNLAGGCCGTTPDHIRLVAQAARRACPREPIRTRRSAVSGLEALVIDEQTRPVIVGERTNVLGSRRFKRLIARMQWDAAAEVGRAQARGGAHVLDVCLQDPDRNESSDLGQFLEVLVKKIKVPVMLDSTDPGAIEQGLKRLQGKAIINSINLEDGARGPRLLKIVELARRWGAALVVGCIDEDPQQAQAITSARKLAIARRAFALLTGEHGIAPEDIIFDPLVFPVGTGDRNYVGSAIETIEGIRALKAALPQCKTILGISNVSFGLPEAGREVLNSVMLYHCVQAGLDMAILNAEKLVRYSSISAQERGLAEDLLWWRGDDPIGAFAAHFRAVRSCQPEASAALPLEERLARYILEGSREGLFGDLAQALKTSSPLEIINGPLMRGMDEVGRLFNANQMIVAEVLQSAEAMKAAVSYLEPHMEKSQSAGRGSIVLATVKGDVHDIGKNLVEIILSNNGYRVINLGIKVAPETLIEACRIYQPDMIGLSGLLVKSAQMMVATAQDLRAAGIDCPMLVGGAALSARFTRTRIAPEYEGLVVYANDAMNGLDLAHQLMDPARRAQLAQRLRRESEQMLAQARPMLSGAVTPAREPSPVTHQPAPVPPDLVRHVLTDYDLREIFEYINPVMLYTRHLGLRDAPRALAAGDPKARRLRERVEEVQDLMVAHEQIRAAAVFQFFPAHSEGCRLLLHHRDGGRVLGEFSFGRQSQPPGLCLADFVGPRDDYVALFVTTVGPGVRALAERWKAEGEYLRSHILQVLALESAEAFAEILHRKLRQWWGFADPPEFSKTDLFQARYRGKRYSFGYPACPRLEDQALLFALLEPEATIGVRLTEGFMMEPEGSVSAMVLHHPQARYFALAPADVEQLIEREQAMAGAAG, encoded by the coding sequence ATGAGCAAGATTCATTCAAAAAGTGACCTGTTACGGCAATGTCTGACGGATCGTATTCTTGTTATAGACGGCGCTCTCGGCACCTCGATCCAAAGTTGGGGCCTTGGGCCGGAGCACTTTGGCGGTGCGGCGCGCGAGGGGTGCAACGAGATCCTGGTGCTGACTCAACCCGAAACCATCGGCGGCCTGCATCGAGCCTTTCTAGAAGCGGGCGCCGACCTGATCGAAACCGATAGTTTTGGCTCCAACGCCATAGTACTGGCCGAATTTGGCCTGCAGCATCAGGCGCGCGAGCTCAATCGCGCGGCCGCCGCGCTGGCCCGTCAGGCGGCCGACGCCTTCAGTACCCCGCAGTGGCCGCGCTTCGTGGCGGGCGCGATGGGACCCACCACCAAGACCATTTCGGTCACCGGTGGCATTGGCCTGGACGAACTGGCAGCGGCCTACCAGGAACAGGCCGAAGGGCTGATCGAAGGCGGCGTGGATGTGCTTTTGCTGGAGACCGTGCAGGACACCCTCAACGTCAAGGCGGGGTTGCTGGGAATCGAGCGGGCGATGGCCAGGATGGGGGTTGAGGTCGGAATTGCGGTGCAAGGGACGATCGAGACCACCGGAACACTACTGGCTGGACAGGATATCGAAGCCTTTTACGTCGCCCTGGCTCATCGGGATCTGCTCTGGATAGGGCTCAACTGCGCAACCGGCGCCGATTTCATGACAGACCATCTGCGCACCTTGGCATCGATTTCGCGCTTTCCCGTAGCGTGCGTGCCCAATGCCGGCCTGCCCGACGAGGACGGTTGCTATCACGAAACGCCGCAGTTACTGGCCAGCAAGTTGGAACGCTTTATGGCCGCAGGCTGGCTCAATCTGGCGGGCGGATGCTGCGGCACCACTCCCGATCATATCCGCTTGGTGGCACAGGCGGCGCGCCGCGCCTGCCCGCGCGAGCCGATACGGACTCGACGCAGCGCCGTCAGCGGCTTGGAAGCGCTGGTGATCGACGAGCAGACCCGGCCGGTGATTGTCGGCGAGCGGACTAACGTGCTGGGTAGTCGGCGCTTCAAACGCCTGATCGCGCGGATGCAATGGGATGCGGCGGCGGAAGTCGGACGGGCGCAGGCGCGCGGTGGTGCTCACGTACTGGACGTCTGTCTGCAGGACCCCGACCGCAACGAAAGCAGCGATTTGGGCCAGTTTCTGGAGGTTCTGGTCAAGAAGATCAAGGTTCCGGTGATGCTGGACTCCACCGATCCGGGCGCGATCGAGCAGGGGCTCAAGCGCCTGCAGGGCAAAGCGATTATCAATTCAATCAATCTGGAAGACGGCGCGCGTGGCCCCCGGCTGCTCAAGATCGTGGAACTGGCCCGCCGCTGGGGCGCGGCGCTGGTGGTGGGCTGTATCGACGAAGATCCACAGCAGGCACAGGCAATCACCAGCGCGCGCAAGTTGGCAATCGCACGGCGCGCATTCGCCCTGCTTACCGGCGAGCATGGGATCGCACCCGAGGACATCATTTTCGATCCACTGGTCTTTCCGGTTGGCACCGGCGATCGAAACTATGTTGGTTCGGCGATCGAAACCATCGAGGGTATTCGGGCGCTCAAGGCCGCACTACCCCAATGCAAGACGATCCTGGGGATTTCCAACGTCTCCTTCGGCTTGCCCGAGGCCGGCCGCGAAGTGCTCAACTCGGTGATGCTCTACCATTGCGTGCAAGCCGGGCTGGACATGGCGATTCTCAATGCGGAAAAACTGGTGCGCTACTCCTCGATTTCGGCGCAGGAACGGGGGCTGGCCGAGGATCTGTTGTGGTGGCGCGGCGATGATCCGATTGGTGCTTTTGCTGCCCATTTTCGTGCCGTGCGCAGCTGCCAGCCCGAAGCATCCGCCGCACTGCCACTGGAAGAGCGCTTGGCGCGCTACATTCTGGAGGGCAGCCGCGAGGGACTGTTCGGCGACCTCGCTCAGGCGCTCAAGACCAGCTCGCCGCTGGAGATCATCAACGGCCCCTTGATGCGCGGAATGGACGAGGTGGGGCGGTTGTTTAACGCCAACCAGATGATCGTCGCCGAAGTCCTGCAATCGGCCGAAGCGATGAAGGCCGCCGTCTCCTACCTGGAACCTCACATGGAAAAAAGCCAGAGCGCGGGGCGTGGCTCGATCGTGTTGGCCACGGTCAAGGGTGACGTTCACGACATCGGCAAGAACCTGGTCGAGATCATCCTGAGCAATAACGGTTATCGGGTGATCAACCTGGGAATCAAGGTCGCACCCGAGACCCTGATCGAGGCCTGCCGCATTTACCAACCCGACATGATCGGACTTTCCGGATTGCTGGTTAAGTCCGCCCAGATGATGGTGGCTACGGCTCAGGATCTGCGCGCGGCGGGGATCGATTGCCCGATGCTGGTGGGCGGCGCGGCGCTGTCAGCGCGCTTTACCCGTACCCGTATCGCACCCGAATACGAGGGCTTGGTAGTTTACGCCAACGATGCGATGAACGGTCTGGATTTGGCCCACCAGCTAATGGATCCGGCGCGGCGCGCCCAGTTGGCCCAGCGGCTGCGGCGCGAAAGCGAACAGATGCTGGCGCAGGCGCGTCCAATGCTGTCTGGCGCGGTGACCCCTGCCCGCGAACCCTCGCCTGTGACGCATCAGCCCGCGCCGGTGCCGCCCGATCTCGTGCGCCACGTGCTGACCGATTACGATTTGCGCGAGATCTTCGAATACATCAATCCGGTCATGCTCTACACCCGCCATCTGGGGCTGCGTGACGCGCCGCGCGCCCTGGCGGCAGGCGATCCCAAGGCCCGGCGCCTGCGCGAGCGAGTCGAAGAGGTGCAGGATCTGATGGTTGCTCACGAACAGATCCGGGCCGCCGCGGTCTTTCAATTTTTCCCAGCCCACAGCGAGGGTTGCCGTCTGCTGCTGCATCATCGCGACGGCGGGCGCGTGCTGGGGGAGTTCAGCTTCGGCCGTCAGAGCCAACCTCCCGGCTTGTGCCTGGCTGATTTTGTCGGTCCGCGCGACGACTATGTGGCGCTGTTCGTGACCACGGTGGGGCCGGGTGTACGAGCGCTGGCCGAGCGATGGAAGGCCGAGGGCGAATATCTTCGCTCGCACATCCTGCAGGTACTGGCGCTAGAAAGTGCTGAGGCTTTCGCCGAAATTCTTCATCGCAAGCTGCGCCAATGGTGGGGTTTTGCCGACCCGCCGGAGTTCAGCAAAACCGATCTCTTCCAGGCCCGGTACCGGGGCAAGCGCTACTCCTTTGGCTATCCCGCCTGTCCGCGTTTGGAAGACCAGGCTTTGTTATTCGCCCTGTTGGAGCCCGAAGCTACTATCGGCGTTCGGCTGACCGAAGGCTTCATGATGGAGCCCGAGGGTTCGGTCAGCGCCATGGTTCTGCACCATCCGCAAGCCCGCTATTTTGCCCTGGCGCCGGCCGACGTGGAGCAGCTTATCGAGCGCGAGCAGGCGATGGCTGGCGCCGCGGGTTGA